A stretch of Aureispira sp. CCB-E DNA encodes these proteins:
- a CDS encoding tetratricopeptide repeat protein, whose protein sequence is MRIIILVFSVLLTVSNIHAQRIQHLKKGNAFYKEKDYTNAVVEYEKLWNSTAGAKLLGVDAKMNLANSYRLMDYPFKAKELYQQVMQYGDDRQSIYLEYGKVLMSLGRYDEAIKQFEIYAQKNPESTEPAALIQQCKDIENIEPLFTNVDILNQDLVNDTATRQIGITYYGDGVVFASDELGEDLGDMRTRGFLNMRVSGVNAEGNLKRSEKFTQSLNSNERHDGPAAFSRDGLHVFYSQSVPTRDGGTVLQIWTSSFRDGRWTEARPLEFLMQGSNFTHPTLSADGRTLYFASDMKGTFGGLDIWMSNYEDNSWTYPINLGKDINTEKDDAWPYIHPDGDLYFSSKGHPGFGGYDIFRTRPLGNGVDWLPIENLGQPFNSSFSDVSFIMSDDQTQGFLSSNRAKSYDIFKFVLVGAEKQILPEGIPPRTSIGISEIEHPVILSDIPKRPDGMTDDEYIAFLADKANKGEIDLPKADEPKNTPLPDDKSDPTNTESTPTNNPSSTGNPTNNPPVNTEPTPTPSEDIVLAVVLKVMDVANSRPLSDAKVVVKNKFTQEETVLDVNAQGEIEVRLEPDQKYTISGQCMGYKESSLPVSTMGVVASDRVQANLPMEKE, encoded by the coding sequence ATGAGAATTATAATACTAGTATTTAGCGTTTTGCTAACTGTATCCAATATTCATGCCCAAAGAATACAGCACTTAAAAAAGGGAAATGCTTTTTATAAAGAAAAAGACTATACGAATGCTGTTGTAGAATACGAAAAGCTGTGGAACTCTACTGCGGGAGCGAAGCTTTTAGGGGTAGATGCAAAAATGAACTTGGCAAATAGTTACCGCTTAATGGATTATCCATTTAAAGCTAAAGAACTGTATCAGCAAGTCATGCAATACGGGGATGACCGACAATCTATTTATTTGGAATATGGAAAAGTCTTAATGTCTTTGGGAAGGTATGACGAAGCCATCAAGCAATTTGAAATATATGCTCAAAAGAACCCAGAATCGACTGAGCCAGCCGCGTTGATACAGCAATGTAAAGATATTGAGAATATTGAGCCTTTGTTTACGAATGTTGATATCTTAAACCAAGATTTGGTTAATGATACTGCTACTCGCCAAATCGGAATTACGTACTACGGAGATGGGGTTGTGTTTGCTTCGGATGAATTGGGCGAAGATTTGGGGGATATGCGCACAAGGGGCTTTTTGAATATGCGTGTAAGTGGTGTTAATGCCGAAGGAAATTTGAAACGTTCTGAAAAATTTACACAATCTTTGAATAGTAACGAACGCCACGATGGTCCTGCCGCTTTTTCAAGAGATGGTCTGCATGTATTTTATTCTCAAAGTGTTCCAACAAGAGATGGAGGAACTGTTTTGCAAATTTGGACTTCGTCTTTTCGAGATGGTCGTTGGACAGAAGCGCGCCCATTGGAATTTTTAATGCAAGGAAGTAATTTTACACATCCAACACTATCAGCCGATGGCAGAACCTTGTATTTTGCTTCTGATATGAAGGGAACATTTGGAGGGCTAGATATATGGATGAGTAATTATGAGGACAATAGCTGGACGTATCCTATTAACTTAGGAAAAGATATTAATACCGAGAAAGATGATGCTTGGCCTTATATTCATCCAGATGGAGATTTGTATTTTTCTTCAAAAGGACACCCTGGTTTTGGTGGTTATGATATCTTTCGCACTCGTCCACTTGGAAATGGAGTAGATTGGTTGCCAATCGAAAATTTAGGGCAGCCGTTTAATTCTTCTTTTAGTGACGTTTCTTTTATTATGTCAGATGATCAAACTCAAGGTTTTTTATCGTCTAATAGAGCTAAGAGTTATGATATTTTTAAATTTGTTTTGGTTGGTGCCGAAAAACAAATCTTGCCAGAGGGAATTCCACCTAGAACGAGTATTGGTATTTCAGAAATCGAACATCCTGTTATTTTAAGCGATATTCCTAAACGCCCAGATGGTATGACAGATGATGAGTACATTGCTTTTTTGGCGGATAAGGCTAACAAAGGAGAAATAGATTTACCGAAGGCTGATGAGCCAAAGAATACTCCACTTCCTGACGACAAATCAGATCCAACGAATACGGAGTCGACACCAACCAACAATCCTAGTTCAACTGGAAACCCAACCAACAATCCTCCAGTAAATACAGAACCAACACCGACACCTAGCGAAGATATTGTGCTTGCTGTTGTCTTAAAAGTAATGGATGTTGCGAATTCTAGACCTTTGAGCGATGCTAAAGTAGTTGTCAAAAATAAGTTTACACAAGAAGAAACGGTTTTGGATGTAAATGCTCAAGGAGAAATAGAGGTGCGATTAGAGCCTGATCAAAAGTATACCATCTCTGGTCAGTGTATGGGATACAAAGAAAGTTCGTTGCCTGTTTCTACCATGGGAGTTGTAGCTTCTGATCGAGTACAAGCAAACCTGCCGATGGAAAAAGAATAA